In the Leifsonia sp. 466MF genome, one interval contains:
- a CDS encoding EAL domain-containing protein — protein sequence MGIITKVTLVDGTLEDFARDFEIALAQRQVTAAYQPQIDVADGTVVGVEALARWTHPEHGEVAPDVFVDIAQKTGLLPLLTARIISDVTSEYIPGCTIDVAVNVSATQLEDPSLYDMFEGAFATGRCDPETLIVEVTESYSIEHPERVAAPLEALAAAGVTISVDDFGTGHSSFARVESLHASELKLDKSLVQADDRVHEVAQIIGEAHRRGIRVVGEGVESRGQLDRLAAAGCDRAQGYWIARPQPATSLLSWYRMRTRES from the coding sequence GTGGGAATCATCACGAAGGTGACGTTGGTGGACGGGACCCTCGAGGACTTCGCCCGCGATTTCGAGATCGCGCTGGCGCAGCGCCAGGTCACGGCCGCCTACCAGCCGCAGATCGACGTCGCCGACGGCACGGTCGTCGGTGTGGAGGCGCTCGCCCGCTGGACGCATCCGGAGCACGGTGAGGTCGCTCCCGACGTCTTCGTCGACATCGCGCAGAAGACCGGCCTGCTCCCGCTGCTGACGGCTCGGATCATCTCCGACGTGACGTCGGAGTACATCCCGGGCTGCACCATCGATGTGGCGGTCAACGTCTCGGCGACCCAGCTGGAGGATCCCTCCCTCTACGACATGTTCGAGGGCGCCTTCGCGACCGGCCGGTGCGACCCGGAGACGCTCATCGTCGAGGTGACCGAGAGCTACAGCATCGAGCATCCCGAGCGGGTCGCTGCTCCACTGGAGGCGCTCGCCGCGGCCGGCGTCACGATCTCGGTGGACGACTTCGGGACAGGGCATTCGTCGTTCGCGCGGGTCGAATCCCTGCATGCCAGCGAGCTGAAGCTCGACAAGAGCCTGGTGCAGGCGGATGACCGGGTTCACGAGGTCGCCCAGATCATCGGCGAGGCGCACCGCCGCGGCATCCGCGTCGTCGGCGAGGGCGTCGAGAGCCGCGGGCAGCTCGACCGGCTTGCCGCCGCGGGCTGCGACCGTGCCCAGGGGTACTGGATCGCACGCCCGCAGCCGGCCACGTCGCTGCTCTCGTGGTACCGGATGCGCACCCGCGAGTCCTGA
- a CDS encoding MFS transporter, translating to MTAASPERGMRTFAQVLVNTAVANVTTSYLWFALTFWVYLETRSVLATGIVGGAYMLLVAVFSIVFGTIVDRHRKQSVMMLASLLTLASFSIAGVLYLIFPEEALLDLGGPMFWIFAGIILFGAVVENLRNIALSTTVTLLVPVERHANANGLVGTVQGLAFIVTSVFSGLSIGLLGMGWTLVIAIVLTGLAALHLLMLRIPEELPERDASASAVDLRGSIAAIRQAPGLFALIIFSTFNNLIGGVYLALMDPYGLELFAVEVWGIVLGVASTGFIIGGLVVAKFGLGKNPIRTMLILVAIMGLLGATFTLREWWLLYAAGIWAYMALIPAVEASEQTVIQKIVPFARQGRVFGFAQALESAAAPITAFLIAPVAQFLIIPYMASESGSATWGWLLGDGSARGIALVFLVSGLIMVALALGAFLTRSYRLLSAEYRGSATDAVMTIR from the coding sequence ATGACGGCGGCGTCACCGGAGCGGGGCATGCGCACCTTCGCGCAGGTGCTCGTCAACACGGCCGTGGCCAACGTCACGACGAGCTACCTCTGGTTCGCCCTGACCTTCTGGGTCTACCTCGAGACCCGGTCGGTGCTCGCGACCGGCATCGTGGGCGGTGCCTACATGCTCCTGGTCGCGGTGTTCTCCATCGTCTTCGGCACGATCGTCGACCGGCATCGCAAGCAGTCCGTCATGATGCTCGCCTCGCTGCTGACGCTCGCGTCCTTCTCGATCGCCGGTGTGCTCTATCTGATCTTCCCCGAGGAGGCGCTGCTCGACCTGGGCGGCCCGATGTTCTGGATCTTCGCGGGCATCATCCTGTTCGGTGCCGTCGTCGAGAACCTCCGCAACATCGCCCTGTCGACCACGGTCACCCTGCTCGTCCCCGTCGAGCGCCACGCCAACGCCAACGGGCTCGTCGGCACCGTCCAGGGTCTCGCCTTCATCGTCACCAGCGTCTTCAGCGGCCTCTCGATCGGCCTGCTCGGGATGGGGTGGACGCTCGTCATCGCGATCGTCCTGACCGGGCTGGCCGCCCTCCACCTGCTCATGCTGCGCATCCCCGAGGAGCTCCCGGAGCGCGACGCGTCGGCGTCGGCCGTCGACCTGCGTGGGAGCATCGCGGCGATCCGCCAGGCGCCCGGACTGTTCGCCCTCATCATCTTCTCGACGTTCAACAACCTGATCGGCGGCGTCTACCTCGCGCTGATGGACCCGTACGGTCTCGAGCTCTTCGCCGTGGAGGTGTGGGGCATCGTCCTCGGTGTCGCCTCCACCGGGTTCATCATCGGCGGGCTGGTCGTGGCGAAGTTCGGCCTCGGCAAGAACCCCATCCGGACCATGCTGATCCTGGTCGCCATCATGGGACTGCTCGGCGCGACCTTCACCCTCCGTGAGTGGTGGCTGCTGTACGCGGCCGGCATCTGGGCGTACATGGCGCTCATCCCGGCCGTGGAGGCGTCGGAGCAGACGGTCATCCAGAAGATCGTGCCGTTCGCCCGGCAGGGTCGCGTGTTCGGTTTCGCGCAGGCGCTGGAGTCGGCCGCGGCCCCGATCACCGCGTTCCTGATCGCGCCGGTGGCGCAGTTCCTGATCATCCCGTACATGGCGTCCGAGTCGGGTTCGGCGACGTGGGGCTGGCTCCTCGGCGACGGCAGCGCGCGGGGGATCGCCCTGGTGTTCCTCGTCTCCGGCCTCATCATGGTCGCGCTGGCGCTCGGCGCGTTCCTCACCCGCTCCTACCGCCTCCTCTCCGCGGAGTACCGGGGGAGCGCCACGGATGCGGTGATGACGATTCGGTGA
- a CDS encoding SDR family NAD(P)-dependent oxidoreductase, with protein MEQTWFITGSSRGFGRSLVVAALRAGDRVAATARRPEQLDDLVAEFGDRILPLRLDVTDPARAAEALREAHDRFGRLDVIVNNAGYANVSPIETTDDADFRTQFETNFWGVYNISKAAIPLLRAQGGGLVIQFSSVGGRVGGSPGIASYQAAKFAIDGFSRVLRTETAPFGVKVLVVEPSGFRTDWAGSSMEVREIPEGYESTVGAMNRRVRQSDEGPAGDPDRAAEILVRLAKSDDIPQNLPLGVNATEMSVAQDRRLLASDLAWAPVSRSADAAEPYPVPFPPAA; from the coding sequence ATGGAACAGACATGGTTCATCACAGGCTCCTCCCGCGGCTTCGGCCGCTCCCTCGTCGTCGCCGCGCTCCGCGCCGGTGACCGCGTCGCCGCCACCGCCCGTCGCCCAGAGCAGCTCGACGACCTCGTCGCCGAGTTCGGCGACCGCATCCTGCCGCTCCGGCTCGATGTCACCGACCCCGCCCGCGCCGCCGAGGCGCTCCGCGAGGCGCACGACCGGTTCGGTCGGCTCGACGTGATCGTCAACAACGCCGGCTACGCGAACGTGTCGCCGATCGAGACGACGGACGACGCCGACTTCCGCACCCAGTTCGAGACCAACTTCTGGGGCGTGTACAACATCAGCAAGGCGGCCATCCCGCTGCTGCGCGCGCAGGGCGGCGGGCTCGTCATCCAGTTCTCGTCGGTCGGCGGGCGCGTCGGCGGGTCGCCCGGCATCGCCTCCTACCAGGCCGCGAAGTTCGCGATCGACGGCTTCAGCCGCGTGCTCCGGACGGAGACGGCTCCGTTCGGCGTGAAGGTCCTCGTCGTCGAGCCGAGCGGCTTCCGCACCGACTGGGCGGGCTCGTCGATGGAGGTGCGCGAGATCCCCGAGGGATACGAGAGCACCGTCGGCGCGATGAACCGCCGGGTCCGTCAGTCCGACGAGGGCCCGGCCGGCGACCCGGACCGCGCGGCCGAGATCCTCGTCCGCCTCGCCAAGAGCGACGACATCCCGCAGAACCTCCCGCTCGGGGTGAACGCCACCGAGATGAGCGTCGCGCAGGACCGTCGCCTCCTGGCCTCCGACCTCGCGTGGGCGCCTGTCTCGCGCTCCGCCGACGCCGCCGAGCCCTACCCCGTCCCCTTCCCGCCCGCCGCCTGA
- a CDS encoding TetR/AcrR family transcriptional regulator, translating into MTQQETRESGQRRARSPEAKAAREQAILDAARALGRDRGIRTVTLTDIADAVGMHKSAMLRYFETREEIFLRLTAEAWREWTPVLCERVRRASTADGVATAFASTLAARGAFCDLLAQAPLNLERNVSVEAVRSYKLTSGESLAAISDAVRDALPALSDTAARDLVAAATSLAGTFWQISTPPPEIAELYRTDPRLGHALIDLEPRLRRILRAYLTGALAD; encoded by the coding sequence ATGACCCAGCAGGAGACGCGAGAGAGCGGGCAGCGACGAGCCCGATCCCCCGAGGCGAAAGCCGCCCGCGAGCAGGCGATCCTCGACGCCGCCCGCGCCCTCGGCCGCGATCGTGGCATCCGCACGGTCACTCTGACCGACATCGCCGACGCGGTCGGGATGCACAAGTCGGCCATGCTGCGGTACTTCGAGACCCGGGAGGAGATCTTCCTCCGTCTCACGGCCGAGGCGTGGCGGGAGTGGACGCCCGTGCTGTGCGAGCGGGTCCGTCGCGCCTCCACCGCCGACGGCGTCGCAACCGCCTTCGCCTCCACCCTCGCCGCGCGCGGAGCGTTCTGCGACCTGCTCGCGCAGGCGCCCCTGAACCTCGAGCGCAACGTCTCCGTCGAGGCCGTGCGCAGCTACAAGCTCACGAGCGGCGAGAGCCTCGCGGCGATCAGCGACGCGGTCCGGGATGCGCTCCCGGCCCTCTCGGACACCGCCGCACGCGATCTGGTCGCCGCCGCCACCTCCCTCGCCGGCACCTTCTGGCAGATCTCCACCCCGCCGCCGGAGATCGCCGAGCTCTACCGGACCGACCCGCGGCTCGGGCACGCGCTGATCGACTTGGAGCCGCGGCTCCGCCGCATCCTCCGCGCATACCTGACCGGAGCGCTCGCCGACTGA
- a CDS encoding MFS transporter: MTDVSQGPSGEDTAQGTRAARGPAFAVCIAVGALTILDLSGVNVALPSIQRSLHADSTQLQLIVAGYALAFGLTLVPSGRLGDTRSRRAMFVIGLVGFSLASALCALAPNILWLTIARFVQGAAAGVQMPQVLGMIQQLYRGPERGRAFGVFGAMVGIATAIGPSLAGSLIALGGAEEGWRLLFWFNVPCGAVALFFALRFLPRRQERPAGGTQLDPVGLILLAGAILGLMLPFLLTTGSPTDDPLRWLWLIAFAAFGSAFLLWERRYAKRGLSPIVHLDLFRLASYRNGILIAAVYFAGLPASFLVTTLFLQEGLHAQPLAAGLVSVPFALGAAVSAFIGGRLVQRFGRALVVVGLVIVIVGIGALLASATLAPPAAAEWLMAASTLVGGIGGGFVISPNQTLTLSEVPPEEGSAAGSIAQLGQRVGTAVGVALVTAVFFATVPGGGNHPIDQYHQAVRDGYLVTLALLAVALVVGLVDLRARKKAGKTGV, from the coding sequence GTGACCGACGTTTCACAGGGCCCCTCCGGAGAGGACACCGCTCAGGGAACCCGTGCGGCGCGCGGTCCGGCCTTCGCGGTCTGCATCGCCGTGGGCGCACTGACCATCCTCGATCTCTCCGGCGTGAACGTCGCGCTGCCGTCCATCCAGCGCTCCCTGCACGCCGACTCGACGCAGCTGCAGCTGATCGTCGCGGGCTACGCGCTCGCCTTCGGCCTCACGCTCGTGCCCTCCGGGCGCCTCGGTGACACCCGATCACGCCGGGCGATGTTCGTCATCGGCCTGGTCGGCTTCAGCCTCGCGAGCGCCCTCTGCGCGCTCGCCCCGAACATCCTCTGGCTGACCATCGCGCGCTTCGTGCAGGGGGCCGCGGCCGGCGTCCAGATGCCCCAGGTGCTCGGGATGATCCAGCAGCTCTACCGCGGACCGGAGCGCGGGCGCGCGTTCGGGGTCTTCGGTGCGATGGTCGGCATCGCCACGGCGATCGGCCCGAGCCTCGCCGGCTCCCTGATCGCCCTCGGCGGCGCGGAGGAGGGCTGGCGGCTGCTCTTCTGGTTCAACGTGCCATGCGGAGCCGTCGCGCTCTTCTTCGCTCTGCGGTTCCTGCCGCGCAGACAGGAGAGGCCCGCGGGAGGGACGCAGCTGGATCCGGTCGGGCTGATCCTGCTGGCCGGGGCCATCCTCGGCCTGATGCTGCCCTTCCTGCTCACCACGGGCTCCCCCACCGACGACCCGCTCCGCTGGCTGTGGCTCATCGCGTTCGCGGCCTTCGGGTCGGCATTCCTCCTCTGGGAGCGCCGCTATGCGAAGCGCGGGCTCTCGCCGATCGTCCACCTCGACCTGTTCCGGCTGGCGTCGTACCGCAACGGCATCCTCATCGCCGCGGTGTATTTCGCCGGTCTTCCGGCGAGCTTCCTCGTCACCACCCTGTTCCTCCAGGAGGGGCTGCACGCTCAGCCGCTTGCCGCGGGTCTCGTCAGCGTCCCCTTCGCCCTCGGCGCGGCGGTATCGGCGTTCATCGGGGGCCGTCTCGTCCAGCGCTTCGGACGCGCCCTCGTCGTCGTGGGGCTCGTCATCGTGATCGTGGGCATCGGCGCGCTGCTCGCCTCAGCGACCCTGGCACCGCCGGCCGCGGCGGAATGGCTGATGGCCGCATCCACTCTGGTCGGCGGCATCGGCGGCGGGTTCGTCATCTCCCCCAACCAGACGCTGACGCTCTCGGAGGTGCCGCCGGAGGAGGGCAGCGCGGCCGGGTCGATCGCGCAGCTGGGCCAGCGGGTCGGAACGGCCGTCGGCGTCGCACTGGTGACGGCGGTGTTCTTCGCGACCGTCCCGGGCGGCGGCAACCATCCGATCGATCAGTACCACCAGGCGGTCCGGGACGGCTACCTCGTCACTCTCGCGCTGCTCGCGGTCGCCCTCGTCGTCGGGTTGGTCGACCTCCGTGCCCGCAAGAAGGCAGGGAAGACCGGCGTCTGA
- a CDS encoding cupin domain-containing protein codes for MPTTSPHVASLTDATDTYENDFGSISQLTADDFPILKRMSLKRIVLEPGGVREPQWNVNANQIAYVVRGTVLVSMLANADEFASFVVKAGQMYHVASGAIYHIENVGEETAEIIASLRTSRPAHFSLQNSFNAMTDAVLGNTYDLPSSAFAAFDRHDAQQIVRREGPARIPDTAGLPNAHLFDAAGQNPPLSYAYGSARLARKQFWAALDDLSMYSLEIANTGMREPHWHPVTAELGYVQSGHARMTVLDPDGSLDTYELEPGNAYFIPRAYPHHIEALGDEGIHFLIFFDQPTPGDIGYRATASAFSREVLSSAFGVPEAQLPQFPFTPVDPLIVGRTNPVDPVK; via the coding sequence ATGCCCACGACCTCGCCGCACGTCGCTTCGCTCACCGATGCCACAGACACCTACGAGAACGACTTCGGCAGCATCTCGCAGCTCACCGCCGACGACTTCCCGATCCTGAAGCGCATGTCGCTCAAGCGCATCGTCCTCGAACCGGGGGGCGTCCGCGAGCCGCAGTGGAACGTGAACGCGAACCAGATCGCCTACGTGGTGCGCGGGACGGTGCTGGTGTCGATGCTGGCGAACGCGGACGAGTTCGCGTCGTTCGTCGTGAAGGCGGGGCAGATGTACCACGTCGCGTCCGGCGCGATCTACCACATCGAGAACGTGGGGGAGGAGACCGCGGAGATCATCGCCTCCCTCCGCACCTCGCGTCCGGCGCATTTCTCGCTGCAGAACAGCTTCAATGCGATGACGGATGCGGTGCTCGGCAACACCTACGATCTCCCGTCGTCGGCGTTCGCCGCCTTCGACCGGCACGACGCGCAGCAGATCGTGCGTCGGGAGGGCCCGGCCCGCATCCCGGACACCGCCGGCCTGCCGAACGCCCACCTGTTCGATGCCGCGGGGCAGAATCCGCCGCTCTCGTACGCGTACGGCAGCGCGCGGCTCGCGCGCAAGCAGTTCTGGGCGGCGCTCGACGACCTCTCCATGTACTCGCTCGAGATCGCGAACACCGGGATGCGCGAGCCGCACTGGCATCCCGTCACGGCCGAGCTCGGGTACGTGCAGAGCGGGCACGCGCGGATGACGGTGCTCGACCCGGACGGCTCGCTCGACACATACGAGCTGGAGCCCGGGAACGCCTACTTCATCCCGCGCGCGTACCCGCACCACATCGAGGCGTTGGGCGACGAAGGCATCCACTTCCTGATCTTCTTCGACCAGCCCACGCCCGGTGACATCGGATACCGCGCCACGGCATCCGCCTTCTCGCGGGAGGTGCTGTCGTCGGCGTTCGGGGTGCCGGAGGCGCAGCTCCCGCAGTTCCCGTTCACGCCGGTCGATCCGCTGATCGTCGGGCGCACCAACCCCGTCGACCCGGTGAAGTAG
- a CDS encoding YdeI/OmpD-associated family protein encodes MADDPQRTAPEPLVVADQAAWRAWLDENEQTSDGVWLVLAKKGVTDPTSLGYQEALIEALCSGWIDGQRRSRDDTTFVQRYTPRRKTSLWSERNIGIVETLIAEGRMRPAGQAEIDRAKADGRWERAYAGAGRIEMHEDLVAALEASPAATATFERLNAQNRYAVLWRVTTAPNATTRGNRLAKLIGMLERGETPYPQ; translated from the coding sequence ATGGCCGACGACCCGCAGCGAACAGCTCCCGAACCCCTGGTGGTCGCCGACCAGGCGGCGTGGCGCGCCTGGCTCGACGAGAACGAGCAGACCTCCGACGGTGTGTGGCTGGTGCTCGCCAAGAAGGGTGTCACCGACCCGACATCCCTCGGCTATCAGGAGGCCCTGATCGAGGCACTCTGCAGCGGCTGGATCGACGGACAGCGCCGGTCCCGCGACGACACGACCTTCGTGCAGCGGTACACCCCGCGGCGCAAGACCTCGCTGTGGTCGGAGCGCAACATCGGCATCGTCGAGACGCTGATCGCCGAGGGGCGGATGCGGCCGGCCGGGCAGGCGGAGATCGATCGGGCCAAGGCGGACGGTCGTTGGGAACGCGCGTACGCGGGCGCCGGGCGGATCGAGATGCACGAGGATCTGGTGGCCGCGCTCGAAGCGTCACCGGCGGCAACGGCCACGTTCGAGCGGCTCAACGCCCAGAACCGCTACGCCGTGCTCTGGCGGGTGACCACCGCACCGAACGCCACCACCCGCGGCAACCGGCTGGCGAAGCTGATCGGGATGCTCGAACGCGGCGAGACGCCTTACCCGCAGTAG
- the nhaA gene encoding Na+/H+ antiporter NhaA, giving the protein MTTPLTLIQRSPDPESVGQSRDRRPSIAERFRSMGRSRIGALLLVAATLIAIVWANISFTGYEQFWDTHLIVGVGDLQLDFTLHALVNDALMAIFFFTVGLEVRREFAIGELTSWARAVVPVVAAVFGLAVPAVIFVLFTLGTGMEHAWGVVISTDTAFLVGALALIGPRASGRLRVFLLALAVVDDIGALSIIALVYTENFNPYPLIIAAVGLVGVYFTRYLRGGRGPVYATLAIIVWLAFLASGVHPTLAGVAIALLVPVYRPNRRDVEHALDLARTFRQSPNTEYARAAANSLRESISINERLQSAWGPYVAYVVLPLFALANAGVRLDGDILAGALVSPIAWGVLAGLVVGKFVGVFGSAAVLRLLKIGDFGPGLTLDRLAGGAALCGIGFTISLFIVDLGVPDEAAQNAARVGVLAATIVAFVVATIVFRISDARRPKEEAGLTLVRPVDPARDHIFGALDAPYEIVEYGDFQCGFCLKATGSVFEVQRELGDRLRYVWRHAPLTRYHPNALAAAEASEAASRQGKFFEFERALFADQEHQLPSDILRRAQELDLDLDRFEADLSSPEVAARVRDDMLDAEAMDITAVPTFFINGRRHVGPYDAQSLIRALQATEDTDTAATAQP; this is encoded by the coding sequence GTGACCACCCCGCTCACGCTCATCCAGCGTTCTCCCGACCCGGAGTCGGTCGGGCAGTCGCGCGACCGCCGGCCGAGCATCGCCGAGCGCTTCCGCTCGATGGGCCGGAGCCGGATCGGCGCGCTGCTGCTCGTCGCGGCGACGCTCATCGCGATCGTGTGGGCGAACATCTCGTTCACGGGGTACGAGCAGTTCTGGGACACGCACCTGATCGTCGGGGTCGGCGACCTGCAGCTCGACTTCACCCTCCACGCGCTCGTCAACGACGCCCTGATGGCGATCTTCTTCTTCACCGTCGGCCTGGAGGTGCGGCGAGAGTTCGCGATCGGGGAGCTGACCAGCTGGGCGCGCGCCGTCGTCCCGGTGGTCGCAGCCGTCTTCGGGCTCGCCGTCCCCGCGGTCATCTTCGTGCTGTTCACCCTCGGGACGGGCATGGAGCACGCGTGGGGAGTCGTCATCTCCACCGACACCGCGTTCCTGGTCGGTGCCCTGGCCCTCATCGGCCCGCGCGCGTCGGGCCGTCTCCGGGTGTTCCTCCTGGCGCTCGCCGTGGTGGATGACATCGGCGCCTTGAGCATCATCGCGCTCGTGTACACGGAGAACTTCAACCCGTATCCGTTGATCATCGCTGCGGTCGGCCTGGTCGGCGTCTACTTCACCCGCTACCTGCGCGGCGGCCGCGGCCCGGTCTACGCGACCCTCGCCATCATCGTCTGGCTCGCGTTCCTCGCCTCGGGCGTGCACCCGACGCTGGCCGGTGTCGCGATCGCCCTGCTCGTGCCCGTCTACCGGCCCAACCGGCGGGATGTGGAGCACGCCCTCGATCTCGCCCGCACCTTCCGGCAGTCACCGAACACGGAGTACGCGCGGGCGGCGGCGAACAGCCTGCGCGAGTCCATCTCCATCAACGAGCGGCTGCAGTCGGCGTGGGGTCCGTACGTGGCGTATGTCGTGCTGCCCCTGTTCGCCCTCGCCAATGCCGGCGTGCGGCTGGACGGCGACATCCTCGCCGGCGCGCTCGTCTCGCCGATCGCGTGGGGTGTGCTCGCCGGCCTCGTCGTCGGCAAGTTCGTCGGCGTGTTCGGCTCGGCCGCGGTGCTGCGCCTGCTCAAGATCGGCGACTTCGGGCCGGGGCTCACCCTCGACCGCCTGGCCGGGGGTGCGGCGCTGTGCGGCATTGGCTTCACGATCTCGCTGTTCATCGTCGACCTGGGCGTCCCGGATGAGGCGGCGCAGAACGCCGCCCGCGTCGGCGTGCTCGCGGCGACGATCGTGGCGTTCGTCGTCGCGACCATCGTCTTCCGGATCTCCGACGCGCGCCGGCCGAAGGAGGAGGCGGGCCTGACCCTGGTGCGCCCGGTGGACCCGGCACGCGACCACATCTTCGGTGCGCTGGACGCGCCGTACGAGATCGTCGAGTACGGCGACTTCCAGTGCGGCTTCTGCCTGAAGGCGACGGGTTCGGTGTTCGAGGTGCAGCGGGAGCTCGGCGACCGGTTGCGCTACGTGTGGCGGCACGCGCCGCTGACGCGATACCACCCCAACGCCCTCGCCGCGGCGGAGGCGTCGGAGGCGGCGTCGCGCCAGGGCAAGTTCTTCGAGTTCGAGCGTGCCCTCTTCGCCGACCAGGAGCACCAGCTGCCGTCCGACATCCTGCGTCGTGCCCAGGAGCTCGACCTCGACCTCGATCGCTTCGAGGCCGACCTGAGCTCGCCCGAGGTGGCCGCGCGCGTCCGCGACGACATGCTGGATGCGGAGGCGATGGACATCACGGCCGTCCCCACCTTCTTCATCAACGGCCGCCGTCACGTCGGTCCGTACGACGCCCAGTCGCTGATCCGCGCGCTGCAGGCGACCGAGGACACCGACACGGCGGCCACCGCGCAGCCCTGA
- a CDS encoding SRPBCC family protein — MMDARTIRALVGTDDHPELILRHEYRSTAAELRDACTSPERLSRWFGVVAGEPSGVGSEFTVQLDEDTRAQGRVLQCGTDALRVSWIVDGEPPSIVTAEWRDTADGRAELTLHHRLAGRDEIVTAGGGWDDVLSVLDGVLSGREDDASGSAGRAAGRDVWRTLASHPLELTRTIDADRSRVWSAIASADGLRTWWWRHWHDVSIVADVRVGGAYRIVAPGASIVVEGHYLAVEPLERLAFEWRWSDDDGPTADEAVELRLTDDGSGTRLVVRHTGPWTDASPAESYRQGWSFTLGELAAVLAAE, encoded by the coding sequence ATGATGGATGCGCGCACGATCCGCGCTCTCGTCGGCACCGACGACCATCCCGAGCTGATCCTCCGCCACGAGTACCGCTCGACCGCCGCGGAGCTGAGGGACGCATGCACGTCGCCGGAACGACTGTCCCGCTGGTTCGGCGTCGTCGCGGGCGAACCGTCGGGTGTCGGGTCGGAGTTCACCGTGCAGCTCGACGAAGACACCCGAGCGCAAGGCCGGGTGCTGCAGTGCGGCACGGACGCCCTGCGGGTGTCCTGGATCGTCGATGGGGAGCCGCCGAGCATCGTGACCGCCGAGTGGAGGGACACCGCCGACGGACGCGCCGAACTGACCCTGCACCATCGGCTCGCAGGGCGAGACGAGATCGTGACGGCGGGCGGCGGATGGGATGACGTGCTCTCCGTACTCGACGGGGTGCTTTCGGGCCGGGAGGATGACGCAAGCGGTTCTGCCGGACGCGCGGCCGGGCGAGATGTCTGGCGGACGCTCGCCTCGCATCCCCTCGAACTGACGCGCACGATCGATGCGGACCGGTCCCGGGTCTGGAGCGCCATCGCCTCGGCCGATGGACTGCGCACGTGGTGGTGGCGGCACTGGCACGACGTGTCGATCGTCGCGGACGTGCGGGTCGGAGGCGCCTACCGGATCGTCGCACCAGGCGCGAGCATCGTCGTGGAGGGGCACTATCTCGCGGTCGAGCCGTTGGAGCGCCTCGCGTTCGAATGGAGGTGGAGCGACGACGACGGGCCCACGGCCGACGAAGCAGTGGAGTTGCGGCTGACCGACGACGGCTCCGGCACACGGCTCGTCGTTCGCCACACCGGGCCCTGGACGGATGCGTCGCCCGCCGAGTCGTACCGGCAGGGCTGGAGCTTCACCCTCGGCGAGCTCGCGGCCGTCCTCGCCGCCGAGTGA
- a CDS encoding ArsR/SmtB family transcription factor: protein MNSFAVLADPVRRRMVELLSEAEAPAGRIGAVVMAEFGIGQPAVSNQLRVLREAEIVSAERQGSQRIYRIVPGALDDIAAWVDRYGRLWSQRLDALETELARESSGGHGSARPDGGR, encoded by the coding sequence ATGAACTCGTTTGCGGTGCTGGCGGACCCGGTCCGTCGCCGGATGGTGGAACTCCTCTCCGAGGCGGAAGCGCCCGCCGGTCGGATCGGCGCCGTCGTCATGGCGGAGTTCGGGATCGGCCAGCCGGCCGTCTCGAACCAGCTGCGCGTGCTCCGGGAGGCGGAGATCGTCTCGGCCGAGCGTCAGGGATCGCAGCGCATCTATCGCATCGTCCCCGGCGCGCTGGACGATATCGCGGCCTGGGTGGACCGGTACGGGCGGCTGTGGTCTCAACGGCTCGACGCCCTGGAGACCGAGCTCGCCCGCGAGAGCAGCGGCGGACACGGGAGCGCACGGCCCGACGGGGGACGATGA
- a CDS encoding Rho termination factor N-terminal domain-containing protein has translation MAKQKKLEKAAKKAFERAEAAVADARRAAEKLDKKKAKKRVRALEKELATLAGGSKAEHTDSAADTADLDLTPPLPSVRDETVEATVEFAGSVTTSVTHDPELDQLTVQALRDAARARGLLNVSRLTKGQLIERLSE, from the coding sequence ATGGCGAAGCAGAAGAAGCTCGAGAAGGCAGCGAAGAAGGCGTTCGAGCGGGCGGAGGCGGCCGTCGCCGACGCCAGGAGAGCGGCCGAGAAGCTCGACAAGAAGAAGGCGAAGAAGCGTGTTCGCGCCCTGGAGAAGGAGCTGGCGACGCTCGCCGGCGGCAGCAAGGCCGAGCACACCGACAGCGCTGCGGACACGGCCGACCTCGACCTCACCCCGCCGCTCCCCTCCGTCCGCGACGAGACCGTGGAGGCGACGGTCGAGTTCGCCGGATCGGTCACCACATCCGTCACGCACGACCCGGAACTCGACCAGCTGACCGTGCAGGCCCTGCGCGATGCGGCACGCGCCCGCGGCCTCCTGAACGTCTCCCGGCTGACCAAAGGGCAGCTGATCGAGCGCCTCAGCGAATGA